One Anolis carolinensis isolate JA03-04 chromosome 4, rAnoCar3.1.pri, whole genome shotgun sequence DNA window includes the following coding sequences:
- the LOC100564554 gene encoding cytochrome c1, heme protein, mitochondrial, which yields MAAAAAAMAARSLARSRGALLSPCPAGGPRAKASMASLAGLSRGKKVVLKVLGVLTAGGAGLAVALHSAVSAGELELHPPSFPWSHSGPLSSLDHSSVRRGYQVYKQVCSACHSMEYLAFRNLIGVSHTEPEAKALAEEVEVQDGPDENGEMFMRPGKLSDYFPKPYPNPEAARAANNGALPPDLSYIVNARHGGEDYVFSLLTGYCDPPGGVTMREGLYYNPYFPGEAIGMAPPIYNEILEFEDGTPATMSQIAKDVCTFLRWAAEPEHDHRKRMGLKVLLIGALLVPLTYYLKRHKWSVLKSRKIAYRPPK from the exons atggcggcggcggcggcggcgatgGCGGCGCGGAGCCTGGCGCGTTCCCGGGGGGCCCTCCTGAGCCCGTGCCCCGCCGGGGGGCCTCGCGCTAAG GCCAGCATGGCGTCCTTGGCGGGTCTCTCGCGAGGCAAGAAGGTGGTCCTGAAAGTGCTGGGGGTCCTGACGGCCGGAGGGGCTGGCCTGGCTGTGGCGCTCCACTCCGCGGTCAGCGCAGGCGAACTGGAGCTGCACCCGCCCAGCTTCCCCTGGAGCCACAGTGGACCCCTCTCCTCCCTGGATCACAGCAG CGTCCGGCGTGGCTACCAGGTGTACAAGCAGGTGTGCTCTGCCTGCCACAGCATGGAGTACCTGGCCTTCCGCAACCTCATTGGCGTTTCACACACGGAGCCCGAAGCGAAGGCCTTGGCGGAGGAG GTCGAGGTGCAGGACGGCCCAGACGAGAACGGGGAGATGTTCATGCGCCCCGGGAAGCTCTCGGACTACTTCCCCAAGCCCTACCCCAACCCTGAAGCGGCCCGGGCAGCCAACAACGGGGCCCTCCCTCCGGACCTCAGCTACATCGTCAACGCCAG GCACGGAGGTGAGGACTATGTGTTCTCCCTCCTCACCGGCTACTGCGATCCGCCGGGCGGCGTGACCATGCGGGAGGGCCTCTACTACAACCCCTACTTCCCCGGAGAAGCCATTGGCATGGCACCCCCCATCTACAACGAGATCCTGGAGTTTGAGGATG GCACCCCGGCCACCATGTCCCAGATCGCCAAGGACGTCTGCACTTTCTTGCGATGGGCAGCGGAGCCGGAGCATGATCACCGCAAGCGGATGGGCCTGAAG GTGCTGCTCATTGGGGCCCTCCTTGTGCCTCTCACCTACTACCTGAAACGGCACAAGTGGTCGGTCCTCAAGAGCAGGAAGATCGCCTACCGGCCACCCAAGTGA